In Lycium ferocissimum isolate CSIRO_LF1 chromosome 7, AGI_CSIRO_Lferr_CH_V1, whole genome shotgun sequence, the sequence taagcacttattgaaaaaataaagcttGGCCAATCAGGCTATAAAGGCTAATTAATTGCAGTTTACTTTTAGTGGAGAATTTACAGAAGTAGTATTTGCCCAAGTACAAATATCAAATACTATCATGTAAAGGCTTAAGGGAAAATACAAAATTTTGGTTATTAGTCCCAAGAATTTGGAGTTGGAGCATGGAATCGTGTAGATTAGAGTAGCAGGTCTCCTGCCTGAATTCCCAATTTCATAGTATAAGGATTTAGAGGTCTTCTGTTGTAGTAACAAGGGAAATAGGGTTTATAAATTTGGTGTCAGAATGATGATGGGCAAAATGGAGGATGATGTTATTTCGAAGGAGAGTCTGATGGAATATTTGAGGAAACAAGTGCCTGATTGGGATGATGAAGTTAAGTGCATTGCCAGGTTCAAAGCATTCAGTGGTCAAAGGACTGATTGGGAACCCCTTTATGTTTTCTGGAGGGATTTGATTCTCAAAGTTGCTCGAcactttcatattttcattatttgtCCTTCTCAGGTTTCTCctcatttcttttttccttgtattatttcatcattttttgATATGACAATTGACCCTTTTTTGTGTGTTATCAATGGAAGGTGAAGATTTGGTTCAACCGAGGAGGTTTGGTTCCTTTGTGCCTTGACCAAGTACTGGTATGTCCCAAATTGTTATCTACCTATGCTAGTGAATTTCTAATTGTTTTGATGGGTTTGGAAATGTATAGcatgagaaaatatttttctatgttATTTTGTGATTTTTGGCTGCGGATGGGAAGGACAATAAAGGTAGTAGTGGGAGTTGGGAATCCTAGCAGTTGATATCCTCAAGCAAGGCTAATAAGTGAAAAATTAGGAAACTAAGAGAGGAGCTAGATTGGGTGGGTGATTCATAATCGGAGATAAAATCGCTTGCTTGATTGCCCTCTTTAGCTACTTACTAGGGAACAAGCTCATCACCTCACCCCGTGAACTCAAAGGTGCCTGGCGCTCTTTGCAGAAGATGCCGTAGAATCCCCAAGACTTGTTGGCTGTGAGGCGCTTAAGCATGAATGGATAGAGTTATCTAGTACGTATTGATGGGAGTATGCAGTAATACGATGAAGCTGTTGAGGTGCGTGCAACCTGGTCCAGGCACCACTATTAAAAAATAGAGGCTAAAAGGCATATATTAGGATTTCGGTGAATGGTCACAGTTGAGGATGGAAGGAATTTGGGGAAAATATTTGGTGATGATAGAGAAAGTTAGCTTCAGCGGTTGTGCTAGATGAGGAAGGCTTTGGTATAGAGCAATAAGTGATGGCAAATTTATTTTCGCGACCTCTGTCAAAAGGCAAAAGGAGATGGTAAGTTGGTAACATTACGAGAAGGCTTCTGGTCAAACTATGGGAAGCTCAACTGCCTGATAGAAAGGATGTTGATTCCCAATTGGAAGTTGTGATTCCTCTAATGGTGGTTATCCATCCAATCTAAGCATGGATAGGTGAATGAGATCTTAAAATATCCTTGAAGATTGTCACCATCAGCTTTGATTTATTACGGGCCTGATCCTGTCTTTAAGTCAATCCATAACCCTTCAtgtctttcatttcaaaaaattacatttcCCACAATATAAGATGTCTTAATGAGGACTTTGACCAGTCTCATTTTTTGGTTATGGATTGACTTAAAGATATGCACATGTGGAAGGAGTTAGCAACAAAAGATTATTCATTTTGCAGAATAGTGTTCAAGAACCTAGGGAGATTATTCTTCGTTTAGTGACTCTGATGAAGATGAGTAAATCTGCGGCTATATCAAGACTAAATGGGACAATGACACTGAAACTGAAATGGAACAATGTTGCTTGTGGCACTGATTTTACTTGTTAAATATGACAAAACTTATactatgtaaatatggaaaaattccCGTAACCCTGCAATTAGGTAATCAGGAGATTTTGTCCGAATTTaattatttccttcattttctttccttatttataTTTCTTGTTAAGGTTATTTAAGCCCTAATGGCTTAAGGGAATAATCAAGCAACCTATTCCTAAATTCTATGCTTCTGTTATTATTTCACATTACTGATGCTTGACCACTTAGAACTACTGATAAGCACATGGACTAAATGTAAAAATCCCTGATTCAGAGTGGAATCAATTAAAGTATTTTGGACAACATTTACAGATGTCACAGTACCAGATAAATGAAGGTCACACTCATTATATTAATCAATCAATCAGCTCTGCATTAATCTCAAACTTAGGCAAACTCACTAAAATGCAAATTTGAAAGAGCTGATAAGAAGGTCAACataggaagagaaagaaagaacagaaAAGAAGCTATCACTATACAACggaaagaacaagaaatgaGGCTTGTCTCGGATTGTTGCATGAAGTTGATGGAGGGATGAAATTCGCGATAAATTAGATGGATAGAATGAATTGTTCTAAAAGGTTTGTTTGCTGTAAGGATAGAGGGAATCTTTCATTAGTCTATCTggtctcttttttttctttcttatcttattaTTTACTCTGTTGCACGTAGGTTTTACTCTGCCTTTGCTCTTTCTGATACAATCTCTTTAGcaggaaaaaaatatatcaaaattctaTTTATTGAACATTGTCGTTAATCATCAAAAGAGATTGTGAGCATATGATCTTAAAATCCATCAAGTTGAACAGTGTTACCAATTCTAAACGTAAAGTTTAAAGATTTACACTGAATTGAAATTCTTTCCTGCCCCATGCATTTGTATGTCACACAATGCATCATCCAGCAGCATGACGATACTGTTCTTTACATGCAGCTTGAAATGTATACTGCTGGTGAAATATTTCGGAATGTGGCAGTCACTGATCCAGCTAGTGGGTGGGTTTCTCAAATCTTGCAGAGAGTAGTAAATTTGGGAGCTCTACTGAGACCATCTACTCAAGAAACGCTTGCCGAAGACGATTACATAATTCCTGTGTTACTGAAGGTAATTGTTTCTTGTTAAATAAATTGTTTCTTGTTAAATAAATCATTGATATTATTCATCTTTATGTACCAGATTTGGAGGGGATGTCTTAAAATTATCAAGATAAAACTGATCCTTCTAGAAAGCCCGAGTAAAACTAGAACTGttaattagaaaataattaGGCTAGTGGAAACATGAATGGCCTTATCTCAAGCATTGTTTATGTCAGGCAGTCTATGACTATTTCCTTTACTACATGATGTTAATGTCGCCtttgttcttgctttcttttgTGCTTTCATTGGTTTCTGTTTGTTTTTTCGCCCTCCTTTTCCATGGTTTTTCGCCCTCCTTTTCCATGGTTTTCCTTAATTTGTCTCTTGGCTCTATTTCCTGTACTTCCTTTTGAGATAGCCCTAGTAATCATATCGTTTCATTTTACTTCTCTTAAATGGTTCATTGGATTTTCTAATCTTTCAaccccccaccccaaaaaaaactaAACTAGGAAAAGGCTCTTCAAGTGGTCCAAGCATTATCTGAAAGCCACTGGACAGCTTCGTGTGTAATTACATGGAGTAAGTTCCAGGAAATTTCTGGGGGATTGAAGGAAGCTCATGcagttttgaatcacttgtcTGAAATCGGGAAAGCAAAATACCTTGTCACAAACAAGAAGGACTTAATGGAGGTAACGTTAGTTGGGAATACTGTTTTTAATTTACAATTCATGTATCAATACTATGTTTGGTTCCACGAAGGGAGCTGAAAGGGTGAATGAAAGAGAAACTCGTCACTTTCTGTTGAAGGACTCGTCATCATTTATGGCTAGTTATTTGGTACAATTGGAAGGGAAATAAAACAGATGTgcttttccctccattttcaTAGTTGTATGCTACTCCTCACTCTTAACTTCCCCTCTCCTTTTATTTTCATGTATAGCAGCGGAATAACCCTTGCCTCTTCTCATTTACTTTTCCTCCTTTCACCTTCctcatttaaaaaattattactgTGAAAGCTATATGAAGAACGGGAATGGGGatgtaaattttgaaatttgttttcttttatttttgtgatgAGAACAAACAACAGTCTTTTGACTTTTTACCAAAAACATCCCTATCGTTTGGGTTAAAATTTAACTTCATTCCTTTAGTATAATACCACTTAACAGAAAAAATCCTCAATGTATTAATATATTAAAACTTTCTAGTCCAAAACTTAACAAGTATAGTGCAATGGACGAGTTTGTTGCATTGAAGCAATAGATCACTAAACTATTTTAATTGACTTGTGTACCTGTAGCAATCAAGAAAATTGTAATATGAATGTCCTACAATCTTAATTGATTCGCATTACATAATAATTGGTTACTGTTGTTTCTCCTTTATGATTGGGACCTAAAACTCTGGTCATCCAAGAGGTGTCTTGACTACTTCTTAGTACTGCTATATTTAGCTCTGCTTTTGTTTGTTAAATCATTGGAGGCTTGGTTCACCAATCCTTGAACACTGCTAGTAATGTGGATGGATGTAGCTTTTCCATACAGGGAGTGAAAGTCTCTCTTTCAGCAAGGGCACTTTCTGGCACAACAAGTCTAGATTTTGATGTGCTGCATTTGATTTGGACAGTAGAAAAACTTGAGCATCAGCTTAATGTGATAGATCTTCGCTGGCAAAGGTAAGGACTATCATCCTCCATTATTAAAtggtactccctccatcccaatatatgtggcaccatttgacttggcacgaagattaagaaagaaaagaagactataaatttgtggtccaaaacaagccttagatatatGTGTagttgtaaatcatctcataaagttaaatcatttctaaatatagaaaggtgacattctttttgggacagactaaaaaggaaagtgtaccacataaattgggacagagggagtaatacaATGGAGAAGAGATTCCACCAATAAATGCTTCTGTCATGTAAATCCCTAAAAATAATTGCTTCATccgaaaaaaggaaaatacgAAAATGAGTGTTTTGCCTGCCACCAGAATAGGGCTAGAAACGCCCAATTTTTTTGACATAGTGTTGTTGCGAAGTTCCGACTAATTATAATAGCTCTATTTGGGTCTCATATAAGTAGTACTGTTCCTCAAAGTTAACCAAAATAACTAGGATACTTGTTCTATGCACAGGTCTAGAGCATCTGCTTTAGCTTCCCTAAAACTTGGGAACAAACAGGTGGCTCTAAAGTATACAAGGGAGATGAAGCTGGCTTCTTTGAGTAGAGAAAAATGTGCAGCGCTTTTAAACCGAGTGGAGGAAGTCCTTGCAGTTATTGCTGATGCAGAAGCCTCAAAGGAGGTTGAATGATATTATATTATGTGAAACTGTGCTTGCTCTATTCCAAAATTGACAAGTTACCGTTGACCTTATTAACCCTTGAACTGATTTGACAACTCTAAACTTAACCCTGATTAATGGCAGGTTGCTGAAGCCATTCGAATTGGCACACAGGCTATTAAGGAAAATGGGATCAATTATGATGAAGTTGAGCTGTGTCTACAGGAGCTGAACGAGTGTATTGAATCGCAGAAGCAGATTGATGAAATTCTAGGTAGTTTTACACTCCAAAATCTGTCACATTCTTACCAGATATTAAAATTCAAGAGAACATATATAGTTTAACTAAATTGGTAAGCATGGTAGTGAATATTCTTATATAATTCACTGGAAAGCATGGATAGAACCTGTTTTTTTGGAAACATGCCCGGCTTTAAAACCGACGGACAATGATGAACTTTATCAGGTTAATATATAATCTCAACTTGGTATCAGGACATCACTTAATAAGGCCTTTGAGCATGAAGATATAGCTTCATGAAGTGATAAACTGAACAATATGAACATATCCTCTCAATCTGATTAATTCCTATGAGTAATGAGTTTAGCTGGGATTGTTTCTTTACTAAAACCACTAGTTGTCTGGCTCCTCCTCAGGATCAAATGCAGCAGATGCAGAAATTGAGGATGAAGATATTGAAGATGAGTTGAAGAAGCTAGAGCTGGATTTTGTTAAGGTACCGACTCAAACATCCATCAGCCAAACTGGGGTGGATGCTGTAGTAGCTGGAGCTCAGGAAACTACCGATGCGCTGAGTGAATCTCTTTCGAACCTTCATCTCACACATCATGCAAGGAAGGACCCGGAGGTAGAACATGCTGTGGAGTCTGTGGGTGCCGTGTCAAAAGATGTCAATCGTGAAGCTGCTCTGGCATAGTCACAATTGCAGTTAGGATCTTGTTTTCTACATGTTTTGTACTGTGATGCCTGGTAGTCCATGCCATAATTGATTGTGCGTGCATCTTTGGTCTACAGGGATCAGGGCATAATTGATGCGTGAAGCACTGTCGTTATGACACTATGAGTTGACATGTCAATGATATTCTTGTATATTATCAGAAAGTAGTACTCCATCCGATTCAATTTTTGTGTCTTTATTTTAATCTGTATCCAAAAGAATGTTATCTTTCTATGTTCAGTAACTTCCTAATTTCAACGTTTCCATTTTACTCTTATTAACACTCCCATATAAGCATGCTAAAAAGTTAAATACCATaagattcaaaggacattttTGGTATGTTATGCACACTTTTACTTTAATATTACAAGATTGAAAGATACTTTTTATATTGGCATAAAACATACCCTCAAATTTTGCCTCAGCTGACAAGTATGTCCTTCGACTTTAGTTGTGCTCAAGTAGGCACCTCAGCTTGTCTCCAATTTGTCAGTTGaaccaacttacaaaatgatcatctagacatcccaacttgtataaagtacacCTCGAAAAGTTATGTGCCAtgtcagcatttgtgtttacgtaTTCAAATTTATACTGAGTTAAGGTCTCTTTGTCTTGTCGCAGTTGAAGAAGGCATCTTGTATCACTAATGGTCAGTattttgtttatgtattatgccttttatatttttaaacttTGCGCCCGAACGCATAAAATGGAGCATAATGGAGGAAGTAGCACATAAGATGGAAGAGGCGTCAGATTGACGCGTCAAATGAGTCGATGCTAGGGAATGGCGAATCTGTTGGCCACATCTCCACTGATGTCATGAAACTGTCATTTTGTGCAGCTAGTTGAGTCTAATTCTCCCAAAATGAAACACTTCCTTTGGTAGTAAAAATTCATCACGTGCTGTGCTAGTTAAGATTTCTTTTGCAACAATGAATTTTGTTATATGAGGAGACGGTTATTTCCATGCACACGTTATTTTCACACTCATCTCCTTCATCTGGAATtactcctcctttttttttttttttttttccatgtctTACTATAGCACTGTCAAAATCAATAGAAAATCTTATTAAGGGAGTTAAACAACTTTCGACATAATACTATTTTTAACTTAGAACTACTTTGATTTTTCCCCCAATTTTGACCTTGTATACAGTTGGTCACAAACATTTGAATGCCGTATTAATCACCCTTCCATTAATTGTTCTTAATAATATCAAGTATAGATAACCATGGATGCGATGCATTTTTACCGAAGTATCAAACACATGACTAATCAATACGTAGTCTACTGCAATCTCCTACAAAGTTGCGCATTTGCGTCATTCTAGTTTTCCGAAAGAATTATTTCAAGCAACCTTTTGATTCAATTAATGGGAGAAGCTATTTTGACGATTAAAGAATCTTATCTTCAAATATTTGAAGTCTCAATATTTCTATTCTAAACACATAAGCTACTCTCTTATACGTAAGTTAACCTTTTCTCTCTATACATACCTCAATATTTTGAATAATTCAAGGATCATGAACCAAAGTCATTAGCTAGTGAGAGTTTTAACTATGATAATGACCATCTGTCCTAGTCATTAGCTAAAACTGAGAAGCCTCTTATCTGACACCTGGAACCAACATAATCTGAGTGATCTCTAATTTTGTCACAACATGCTACACAGAAGGATTCGAGGAATTAAGTTTCTGCAAAAATATTGATAAGAGCATCTACCGTAGTGCTAGCTAGTGATCTAAAGTTAAAATAGACGCCCTAACAAGGAAAAGACAAACAATCCACTCCTTGGAAAATAATGTAACAGCCACTCTTTACCACGCTTTAGAGATACATGCCAAGAACGTTCTTCTGAAGATCCATGAGACCTCGAGATCATTTGACCGATACCATCAACCAAGAACACCCTCTTTTAAGCATTCAGCAACCACAAATTTCAGCTGACGCATCTTCTCCCTTGCCGCctacataaacaaaataaacttGCAGTTAGAGCATACATGACACTCAGTCTAGATCCTCCGGAATTGAAAGTCAGTGAAGTTCTCCGGGCTCCAGCTACTTTAACGTGGCAAGAATAATTTGTGAAGTTACTATTATAGTTGTTACAGTGCAGCTATTTaatgtgataaaaaaaatagttgactTTCAATGGTATAATTAGTGAAAGGCAGGGATTATATGTGAAATTAACTGCTTTATAGCAAACATGGCAATTGACATGAAACAACGCATTTAATATACAACAATTTGACTCATTCTCCGTTGTTATCAAGCAGTGGCAAATTGAAATCGTGTACATGATAAATAATTGAAGATAAGATGTATAATGAAGATAGTCTGATGAGCACCATTTACACCACATTCTAGTCGGTTAGGCTTGGGGCTTTTGtgtgggtgggtgggtgggcAAAGCTACTCTCCAAATTGTGAGTGAACAATACTTACATGGTGGACCGAAGAAACCCTTTTTTCAGCATTGTCAAGCTGAGTCTCGATTGCTTCTTCCACTTCCAAAAGTAGCTTCTTATTTGATGCTTCTACAGTATGAAAATCAAACATCGGAATTTAGCTTGTACTCAAATTTAAGAGGTACAGGTCCAATATATAATTGTAGCTCCCCATCAATGTTTAGTGACAAAAATTGTATGTGCAGTAAAAGCATATGCAGCAAATGTCATGGGAAATGTAACATATTGCTTAaatagcccaaaaaaaaaagtgctatATTTTCAACTACTGGCCTTCCTGTAGGGTAGACACTTTAAATTTCAAtaaaggaaatatttttcaagataTAGACATTTACTGGCtccaaataaataattatacttTAGCAAAGTTCATAGAAGATCATGTCATACTTCTCTTTTCCACAATTGCTTTCACTTCGACTTCGTGTGCTTCTAGAGATTCAAGTGTGCTCTTGCAATCCTGGAGATGCCGATTGACCTCTTCTTTAAATGTTTCATATATGGCATTCAGATGTTGTT encodes:
- the LOC132063276 gene encoding uncharacterized protein LOC132063276 yields the protein MMMGKMEDDVISKESLMEYLRKQVPDWDDEVKCIARFKAFSGQRTDWEPLYVFWRDLILKVARHFHIFIICPSQVKIWFNRGGLVPLCLDQVLLEMYTAGEIFRNVAVTDPASGWVSQILQRVVNLGALLRPSTQETLAEDDYIIPVLLKEKALQVVQALSESHWTASCVITWSKFQEISGGLKEAHAVLNHLSEIGKAKYLVTNKKDLMEGVKVSLSARALSGTTSLDFDVLHLIWTVEKLEHQLNVIDLRWQRSRASALASLKLGNKQVALKYTREMKLASLSREKCAALLNRVEEVLAVIADAEASKEVAEAIRIGTQAIKENGINYDEVELCLQELNECIESQKQIDEILGSNAADAEIEDEDIEDELKKLELDFVKVPTQTSISQTGVDAVVAGAQETTDALSESLSNLHLTHHARKDPEVEHAVESVGAVSKDVNREAALA